The following are from one region of the Paenalkalicoccus suaedae genome:
- a CDS encoding ABC transporter substrate-binding protein, producing MKKSLSLLLLAASAATLAACGNSEDNASANESTTNTNNAAEEQPANNENNAANNGAEETNETNETNTADEAGAREITHAMGTTTIEGTPERVVTLYQGASDTILEFDVTPVGAVESWAEMPMYEYISEEYADATFVGDETQPNLEEIAALEPDLIVATHIRHEEIYDQLAEIAPTVVSDMIYDFKETTTLLGEALGQEDQADALLADWDERVADFQSKTDEIENWPMSAAVLNYREDHARIYVTGYAGSILQELGFEEPRDLEGEDHEIVMLQDMESIPQMNADIIFEFMEDTPTVAETHTNWTSHPLYQNLDAVQNDNVYQVNDITWNLSGGLKSAHLMLDDLYEYMGLEK from the coding sequence ATGAAAAAATCACTTAGTTTATTACTATTAGCGGCGTCTGCAGCAACATTAGCAGCATGTGGTAACTCAGAGGACAATGCTTCGGCAAATGAAAGTACAACAAACACAAACAACGCAGCGGAAGAACAGCCTGCTAATAATGAGAATAACGCAGCAAACAACGGCGCGGAAGAAACAAACGAAACAAACGAAACAAACACAGCCGACGAAGCTGGGGCTCGCGAAATCACACACGCAATGGGAACAACGACAATCGAAGGCACGCCAGAGCGCGTCGTAACGCTTTACCAAGGGGCGTCTGACACGATCTTAGAATTCGACGTGACACCTGTAGGAGCGGTAGAATCTTGGGCGGAGATGCCAATGTATGAGTACATCAGCGAGGAGTATGCAGATGCAACGTTCGTTGGAGACGAGACGCAACCAAACCTAGAAGAAATAGCAGCGCTTGAACCAGATCTAATCGTTGCCACACACATCCGTCACGAAGAGATCTACGATCAGCTTGCAGAGATCGCACCAACGGTTGTCAGCGACATGATCTATGACTTCAAAGAAACAACAACACTACTTGGCGAAGCGCTGGGCCAAGAAGACCAAGCTGACGCACTTCTTGCTGATTGGGATGAGCGCGTTGCAGACTTCCAGTCTAAAACAGATGAAATCGAAAACTGGCCAATGAGTGCAGCTGTTTTAAACTACCGAGAAGACCACGCTCGCATTTATGTAACGGGTTATGCAGGATCTATTCTTCAAGAGCTTGGCTTTGAAGAGCCACGTGACTTAGAAGGGGAAGACCATGAGATCGTGATGCTTCAGGATATGGAAAGTATTCCGCAAATGAATGCAGATATTATTTTTGAATTCATGGAGGACACGCCAACTGTGGCTGAAACACACACAAACTGGACAAGCCATCCACTCTATCAAAACCTAGATGCTGTTCAAAACGACAACGTATACCAAGTAAACGATATTACGTGGAACTTATCTGGTGGACTTAAATCTGCTCATCTTATGCTCGATGATCTTTACGAGTATATGGGACTCGAAAAATAG
- the mqo gene encoding malate dehydrogenase (quinone), translated as MRKFSQRVNKAQSVPKKIVVLYRCVFLFCKFSEVRKGIMSSVQTKSDVILIGAGIMSATMGSLLKELAPEWKIKVFEKLNSAGKESSNEWNNAGTGHAALCELNYTTEKPDGTIDCTKAINVNEQFQVSKQYWSYLVEQKRISNAGDFIMPIPHMSMVQGEKNVDFLKKRLEALSTNPLFQGMAFSDDPDVLRQWMPLMMEGRDRNEAIAASKIDGGTDVNFGALTRMLFNHLTGQKGVQINYRHSVEDFTRTKDGLWEVKVRNEERNTIEYHQAKFVFIGGGGGSLPLLQKTGIKESKNIGGFPVSGLFLSCKNKEVVERHHAKVYGKAKVGAPPMSVPHLDTRYMNGEKALLFGPFAGFSPKFLKAGSNLDLMGSVKPSNVFTMLAAGAKEIPLTKYLISQVMLSHEKRMNDLREFVPTAKSEDWEVVVAGQRVQVIKDTEMGGKGTLQFGTEVVTAEDGSIAALLGASPGASTAVQVMIEIFKRCFPEQIADWEPKLKEMVPSYGLMLSDHPELFDEIKEKTDRVLGLTVAEQNQAVQ; from the coding sequence GTGCGAAAGTTTTCACAAAGAGTAAATAAGGCGCAAAGCGTTCCAAAAAAGATCGTCGTACTTTATCGATGCGTCTTTCTTTTTTGCAAATTCAGTGAAGTAAGGAAGGGTATCATGAGCAGCGTTCAAACAAAATCAGATGTTATTTTAATTGGTGCGGGTATCATGAGTGCGACGATGGGTTCGCTACTGAAGGAGCTAGCGCCAGAGTGGAAGATAAAAGTATTTGAGAAATTAAATAGTGCAGGGAAAGAAAGCTCAAACGAGTGGAATAATGCAGGTACTGGGCACGCAGCCTTATGCGAGCTTAACTATACAACCGAAAAGCCAGACGGTACGATTGACTGTACGAAAGCAATCAATGTAAATGAGCAGTTCCAAGTATCGAAGCAATACTGGTCGTATTTGGTGGAACAAAAACGTATTAGCAATGCAGGCGATTTTATTATGCCAATCCCACATATGAGCATGGTTCAAGGGGAGAAAAACGTCGATTTTTTAAAGAAACGTTTGGAAGCGTTATCAACGAATCCACTCTTCCAAGGGATGGCGTTCTCTGATGATCCGGACGTTTTACGTCAATGGATGCCCCTTATGATGGAGGGTCGTGACAGAAACGAAGCTATTGCTGCATCAAAAATTGACGGAGGAACAGATGTCAATTTTGGAGCATTAACGCGCATGCTTTTCAATCATTTAACGGGTCAAAAAGGTGTCCAAATCAACTATCGTCATAGCGTAGAAGATTTTACGCGCACAAAGGATGGACTATGGGAAGTAAAGGTCCGTAACGAAGAGCGCAACACCATTGAGTATCATCAAGCAAAGTTTGTGTTTATAGGCGGTGGCGGCGGAAGCCTGCCCCTATTACAAAAGACAGGTATTAAAGAATCAAAGAATATCGGAGGCTTCCCTGTTAGTGGGTTGTTCCTCTCGTGTAAAAATAAAGAAGTAGTCGAACGTCATCATGCAAAGGTGTATGGTAAAGCAAAAGTAGGAGCACCTCCTATGTCGGTGCCTCACTTAGACACACGTTATATGAATGGCGAGAAAGCTCTTCTCTTTGGTCCGTTCGCCGGATTTTCCCCCAAATTTTTAAAGGCGGGGTCGAATTTAGATTTAATGGGGTCGGTAAAGCCAAGCAACGTCTTTACGATGCTTGCGGCCGGTGCTAAGGAGATCCCACTGACGAAGTACTTGATCTCGCAGGTGATGCTCTCTCACGAAAAGCGGATGAACGACTTACGCGAGTTTGTACCAACCGCAAAGAGTGAGGATTGGGAGGTTGTCGTTGCTGGCCAACGCGTCCAGGTCATTAAGGATACAGAGATGGGCGGTAAGGGAACGCTTCAATTTGGTACGGAAGTAGTAACGGCGGAGGACGGATCCATCGCAGCACTTCTCGGAGCTTCGCCAGGTGCTTCGACTGCTGTCCAGGTCATGATTGAAATCTTTAAGCGTTGCTTCCCAGAGCAAATTGCAGATTGGGAACCAAAGCTAAAAGAAATGGTGCCATCCTATGGCCTGATGCTGTCAGACCATCCAGAACTATTTGATGAGATTAAGGAGAAGACCGATCGTGTATTGGGTTTAACTGTGGCAGAGCAAAATCAAGCTGTACAGTAA
- a CDS encoding ABC transporter ATP-binding protein, whose amino-acid sequence MLGLQTENLTLGYGEHTIIRDLSFSIPEGEITVLVGANGSGKSTLLRSLARLLKPHSGQIVLDGDHLSHMATREIAKKLSILPQGPVAPEGITVHQLIKQGRYPHQCWFKQWSKKDEELVENAIKATQLGEFRDRAVDALSGGQKQRAWIAMTLAQETPVILLDEPTTYLDMAHQVDVLDFLFELNRTQSRTIVMVLHDLNLACRYADHLVAIRNHTIAAQGAPEDIISEALVKDVFGMEVAISEDPFFGTPLCIPKGRGRDIRKKSRELANML is encoded by the coding sequence ATGTTAGGACTACAAACAGAGAATCTAACGTTAGGCTATGGGGAACATACGATTATTCGTGACTTGAGCTTTAGCATTCCAGAAGGGGAGATTACCGTATTAGTTGGTGCCAACGGAAGTGGGAAATCAACGCTATTACGGTCGCTCGCTCGTCTATTAAAACCACATTCCGGTCAAATTGTCCTTGATGGCGATCACCTTTCCCATATGGCGACGAGAGAGATTGCTAAAAAGCTTTCTATCCTACCGCAGGGCCCGGTCGCTCCTGAGGGGATTACGGTGCATCAGCTTATTAAACAAGGGCGCTATCCGCACCAGTGCTGGTTTAAGCAGTGGTCCAAAAAGGATGAGGAGCTTGTGGAGAATGCGATTAAAGCGACACAGCTCGGAGAATTCCGTGATCGTGCAGTAGATGCCCTTTCTGGCGGACAAAAGCAGCGTGCTTGGATTGCCATGACCTTAGCACAAGAAACACCGGTGATACTCTTAGACGAACCGACGACATATCTCGATATGGCGCACCAGGTTGACGTGTTAGACTTTTTGTTTGAGCTAAATCGCACGCAGTCACGTACGATTGTGATGGTATTACACGATTTAAACCTAGCCTGTCGCTACGCAGATCACCTAGTAGCCATTCGTAATCATACAATTGCTGCACAGGGTGCTCCTGAGGATATTATCTCAGAAGCCCTGGTTAAAGACGTCTTTGGTATGGAGGTAGCAATCTCGGAGGATCCATTCTTCGGCACGCCGCTTTGTATTCCAAAAGGACGTGGACGAGACATTCGTAAAAAGAGTCGAGAATTAGCTAACATGCTGTAA
- a CDS encoding HEAT repeat domain-containing protein, whose amino-acid sequence MTTIILIMSVGIGALLLILFGFVAYLSFKRIQQNREEEKVAHYMETYAKDWEDFLINGSNDGQFLVPKTKVAHRAVEKLLLTYKQNIYSENTEDAIYLFADKHLQDRYRKLLYSSKWSERVNTLYRIMDFRMESLLPDIRALLVSERALSRVEIVQMYKLLAFFEQEDVIGLMNDPEVPLHEHDIHGIIYVMNEELVQKCIQAKTDLTRPFTLALLDMVGQRRNTDYLFFLESYLESTDLEIRIRALKALYTIGFIYNKQIIIDSANSDHWEERLMAAKLIRIAGDDTFLPILRKLMEDTSWHVRREAAVTISKQQGGRDILEGIISSSKDPFAVDMATEMVERGSAS is encoded by the coding sequence ATGACTACCATCATCCTAATTATGTCAGTTGGGATTGGTGCTCTTCTTTTAATACTATTTGGGTTCGTGGCGTACCTCTCTTTTAAACGTATTCAACAGAATAGAGAAGAAGAAAAAGTTGCGCATTACATGGAGACATACGCAAAAGATTGGGAAGACTTCTTGATTAATGGTAGTAATGACGGACAGTTCTTAGTTCCAAAAACAAAGGTAGCTCACCGAGCAGTGGAGAAGCTATTACTAACGTACAAGCAAAATATATACTCTGAGAATACAGAGGACGCCATTTACCTTTTTGCAGATAAACACCTGCAAGATAGATATCGAAAGCTACTGTACTCATCGAAATGGAGTGAACGGGTCAATACATTGTATCGAATCATGGATTTCCGTATGGAAAGTTTACTTCCCGACATTCGCGCTTTACTTGTCTCGGAACGAGCCTTGTCACGAGTAGAAATTGTTCAAATGTATAAACTTCTTGCTTTCTTTGAACAAGAGGATGTAATTGGTTTAATGAACGACCCTGAAGTTCCCCTCCATGAGCATGATATTCATGGAATTATTTACGTGATGAACGAAGAATTAGTACAAAAATGCATACAGGCAAAGACAGATTTAACACGCCCATTCACTTTAGCTCTCCTCGATATGGTCGGTCAGAGACGTAATACAGACTACCTATTTTTCCTTGAGAGTTATTTGGAGTCTACTGATTTAGAAATACGAATTCGGGCGTTAAAAGCACTCTATACGATAGGATTTATTTATAATAAACAAATTATCATAGATAGTGCTAATTCTGATCACTGGGAAGAGCGTCTTATGGCAGCTAAACTAATACGAATTGCTGGAGATGACACCTTTTTACCGATCCTCCGCAAGCTTATGGAAGATACAAGCTGGCACGTTCGAAGAGAAGCGGCTGTTACCATTTCTAAGCAACAGGGTGGACGAGATATTTTAGAAGGAATTATCTCAAGTTCTAAAGATCCTTTCGCTGTAGATATGGCGACGGAAATGGTAGAGAGGGGGTCGGCATCATGA
- a CDS encoding FecCD family ABC transporter permease: MKSWTIRLFQDRISFELSLRYLVTALAWLAIALILFTVSLSAGSNWIPVSEVFQQLTGRIDTHTFVVESLRLPRALLAALVGAALGVAGLILQSLVRNPLASPDIIGITSGASLGAVTCITFATGVISMQFLPLAAIAGGFGAALLIYLLSWNGGVTPVRLVLIGIGVAAIMKACVTFMLVTSEAAVTTKSYIWLTGSVYATTMSDVTSMLVWMAIPIPFLLLLGRGLNVSELGEEVSVSMGIRVELQRLIFLVCSVIFAGTAAAFAGGIEFVGLMAPHIARRFVGRSFYGTAVITALIGASIVLLADLVARTAFLPQDIPGGVFTAAIGAPFFIYLLFHSKNR, encoded by the coding sequence ATGAAATCATGGACGATTCGACTCTTTCAAGACCGCATCTCCTTTGAGTTATCCTTACGCTATCTCGTAACGGCATTAGCTTGGCTAGCAATCGCACTTATCTTATTTACAGTAAGCCTTTCAGCCGGTAGCAACTGGATCCCTGTCTCTGAGGTCTTTCAGCAACTAACTGGACGCATCGATACACACACGTTCGTCGTCGAATCACTCCGGCTACCGCGTGCCCTTCTTGCGGCACTTGTCGGAGCGGCGCTTGGAGTCGCTGGACTTATTCTTCAAAGCCTTGTGCGAAACCCGTTAGCATCTCCTGATATTATTGGGATCACAAGTGGGGCATCGCTTGGAGCAGTGACGTGTATTACGTTTGCAACAGGAGTTATTAGCATGCAGTTTCTCCCTCTAGCAGCGATCGCAGGTGGGTTTGGTGCTGCGCTATTGATCTACTTACTCTCGTGGAACGGTGGAGTGACCCCAGTAAGGCTGGTCCTTATTGGAATCGGTGTAGCTGCAATTATGAAAGCGTGTGTGACGTTTATGCTTGTGACAAGTGAAGCCGCTGTTACGACCAAGTCGTACATCTGGCTCACAGGAAGTGTCTACGCGACAACGATGAGTGACGTCACCTCCATGCTTGTATGGATGGCAATCCCAATCCCGTTCCTTCTATTATTAGGTAGAGGCCTCAATGTTTCCGAATTAGGAGAAGAGGTCTCGGTCAGTATGGGAATTCGAGTAGAGCTACAGCGACTCATCTTTTTAGTGTGTAGCGTAATTTTTGCAGGTACGGCTGCAGCATTTGCAGGTGGAATTGAGTTCGTTGGACTCATGGCACCGCATATTGCGAGGCGCTTTGTCGGACGATCGTTTTACGGCACTGCGGTCATTACAGCCCTTATCGGAGCGAGTATCGTTCTATTGGCAGACCTTGTTGCTCGCACCGCATTTTTACCGCAGGATATCCCTGGAGGTGTCTTTACCGCAGCAATTGGCGCACCGTTCTTTATCTATTTGCTCTTTCACTCTAAAAACCGCTAG
- a CDS encoding response regulator translates to MSMGTAVNVSRDVSVSEVFDMMVVSSMRARVSFTFVVVQLNVTIDEQMNEEEMKHTTIYVKEICRKSDLLFPLEGGQGFVLLLANTGEDEAQAFLKRVFSGLEKLEVGSISKMRAVILEIGDPTTSFDVAYHTGLSSLEDATYSGNLPIFVNRSFSEKPLQKMKASIIEDDPILKQVLRAALNRAVVGHVELHAQEFEDGDDFLSSDWYRSGEPHIIIMNDLLKKRNGKEVLHHLRALPNDEKFIIVMLSKRHIESEMLYYYEQGVDEYFVKPLNVRLLEAKLTRLVKGARR, encoded by the coding sequence ATGAGTATGGGTACAGCAGTAAACGTTAGTAGGGACGTATCGGTTTCAGAGGTATTTGACATGATGGTTGTAAGCAGTATGAGAGCTAGGGTGAGTTTTACCTTTGTAGTTGTCCAATTGAACGTGACGATCGATGAACAAATGAATGAGGAAGAGATGAAGCACACCACCATCTACGTAAAAGAGATTTGTCGAAAATCTGACTTACTTTTTCCTCTTGAAGGAGGGCAAGGATTTGTACTTCTACTTGCCAATACTGGAGAAGATGAAGCGCAGGCATTTTTAAAGCGAGTTTTTAGTGGATTAGAAAAACTGGAAGTCGGGTCAATTTCTAAAATGCGAGCAGTCATTTTAGAAATAGGTGATCCAACGACAAGCTTTGATGTCGCCTACCATACTGGATTAAGCTCATTAGAAGATGCAACTTATAGTGGTAATCTACCTATTTTTGTGAACAGATCATTTTCTGAAAAACCGCTTCAAAAGATGAAAGCAAGTATTATTGAAGATGATCCTATCCTAAAGCAAGTTTTACGTGCCGCACTAAACCGAGCGGTGGTTGGTCATGTTGAGCTACATGCGCAAGAATTTGAGGATGGTGATGATTTTCTTTCGTCGGACTGGTATCGTTCTGGAGAACCTCACATCATTATCATGAATGACTTGCTAAAAAAACGTAATGGGAAAGAAGTGCTCCATCATCTAAGAGCGTTACCTAATGATGAAAAATTCATTATTGTGATGCTCTCAAAGCGTCATATAGAGTCTGAAATGCTTTACTACTATGAGCAAGGGGTAGATGAGTACTTCGTTAAACCATTAAATGTCCGTCTATTAGAAGCAAAGCTCACTCGATTAGTAAAGGGGGCACGACGATGA
- a CDS encoding iron-hydroxamate ABC transporter substrate-binding protein: MKKSGLFGVVIAGLLLAGCGADASGDNGEASEMRTYDSEVGEVEVPADPQRIVALTNAPNVLALEGNIVGVDEWTGNNPLFSEKLEGIERVSETNVEAILELEPDLIIAGSHMQNLDMLEEVAPTVVYTWGQLDYLDQQVEIGKLLNKEQEAMDWREDFETRAQEVGEQIKAEIGEDTTVSVIENGDKEMYVFGDNYARGTEILYQAMGLAMPEKVEELALESGIHVFSQETLPEVAGDYIVLSLPSSVDNSFTETETWNSIPAVQNAQVIEIATEASTYSDPITLDHLLETFEEGFLH; encoded by the coding sequence GTGAAAAAGTCAGGTTTATTTGGAGTGGTTATAGCAGGTTTATTGTTAGCCGGATGTGGAGCGGATGCGTCGGGAGATAACGGCGAAGCCTCTGAGATGCGTACATATGATTCCGAGGTTGGCGAGGTTGAAGTGCCAGCGGATCCACAGCGTATTGTCGCGTTAACAAATGCACCAAACGTGCTTGCGTTAGAGGGAAATATCGTAGGTGTTGATGAATGGACAGGCAACAATCCCCTATTTTCTGAAAAGCTAGAGGGTATTGAGCGAGTATCGGAGACAAACGTTGAAGCGATTTTAGAGCTGGAGCCTGACCTGATTATCGCTGGAAGTCATATGCAAAATCTTGACATGCTTGAAGAGGTTGCTCCTACAGTTGTCTACACATGGGGCCAGCTAGACTACCTAGATCAGCAGGTTGAAATCGGCAAGCTACTGAATAAAGAGCAGGAAGCGATGGACTGGCGCGAGGACTTTGAGACGCGTGCGCAAGAAGTAGGCGAGCAGATCAAAGCCGAGATCGGGGAGGACACGACGGTATCCGTAATCGAGAATGGCGACAAAGAAATGTACGTATTTGGAGACAACTATGCGCGTGGAACAGAGATCCTGTATCAAGCGATGGGCCTTGCTATGCCTGAGAAGGTCGAAGAATTAGCGCTAGAATCCGGCATTCATGTCTTCTCTCAGGAGACATTGCCAGAGGTAGCCGGCGACTATATCGTCCTAAGCCTACCATCTTCCGTTGATAACAGCTTTACCGAGACAGAAACATGGAATTCGATCCCGGCAGTTCAAAACGCTCAGGTTATTGAGATTGCGACAGAGGCATCAACGTACAGTGATCCAATTACACTTGATCATTTGTTAGAAACGTTTGAAGAAGGCTTCTTACATTAA
- a CDS encoding DedA family protein — translation MMIQMILEFLRELGLVGLFIGIGVEALSIPFPAAIIFLLYGYLINPTGMELVWISLLSALIYTAVSYIPYAFALKYQDAVTKRMGSKRVKKMIARAEKYREWTIAIGRVLGMGYIVYVATFCKMSPTRYGIFTFIGVLPVAFAMLYLGGLGNVGEVYEIFQQVQYVVMAVIVGLIVLYVLYRVRLKQKQVVKDAK, via the coding sequence ATGATGATACAAATGATCTTAGAATTTTTACGGGAGCTCGGATTAGTTGGGTTGTTTATTGGAATTGGTGTGGAGGCATTGTCGATCCCATTCCCAGCTGCGATTATCTTTTTATTATATGGGTATTTGATCAACCCTACAGGAATGGAGCTTGTATGGATTAGTCTGCTATCTGCGTTGATTTATACAGCCGTATCCTACATACCATATGCATTTGCGCTAAAATATCAGGATGCTGTGACTAAAAGAATGGGCTCTAAGCGAGTCAAAAAAATGATTGCTCGGGCAGAAAAATATCGGGAATGGACGATAGCAATTGGAAGAGTACTTGGTATGGGGTATATTGTTTACGTTGCGACCTTTTGTAAAATGAGTCCAACGAGATATGGTATTTTTACGTTTATCGGAGTGCTTCCAGTAGCGTTTGCTATGCTTTATTTAGGTGGTTTAGGTAACGTTGGCGAGGTGTATGAAATCTTCCAACAGGTGCAATATGTTGTGATGGCAGTGATCGTTGGATTAATAGTTTTATACGTCTTGTATAGAGTGAGATTAAAACAAAAGCAGGTTGTAAAAGACGCCAAATAA
- a CDS encoding FecCD family ABC transporter permease — protein sequence MIHTQSVKRLVFIGLLILTGGLFLASLSIGQTTISFRSTIDALLNYDATNTEHIIVTTSRLTRSVIALLVGMNLAIAGVFIQALTRNPLAAPDLLGINSGAIFFIVFAITYLELTSLSSYMWFAFLGAAVAGVTVFFLGSIGRDGLTPIKVILAGVALSALFVSFTQGMLVMDEQSMQTVLFWISGSVAGRSMDMLLSVMPYLVGALVISLFMSRAMGVFATGDDVAKSLGQRVGLTKAIMGLLIIVLAGGSVAIVGSVGFIGLIVPHMAKKLVGPDYRWVIPYSALLGASVLLAADIVARTILAPQEVPIGVMTALIGGPFFLYLARKGVKST from the coding sequence ATGATACATACACAATCAGTCAAACGACTTGTTTTTATCGGCTTACTCATACTCACAGGCGGACTATTCTTAGCTAGTCTCTCTATCGGGCAAACGACGATCTCCTTTCGCTCAACGATTGATGCACTCTTAAACTATGACGCAACCAACACCGAGCACATCATCGTTACAACCTCGAGGCTAACAAGATCCGTTATCGCACTCTTAGTCGGAATGAATCTTGCTATTGCAGGCGTATTCATTCAGGCGTTAACGAGAAATCCGCTCGCAGCACCAGATTTACTTGGTATCAACTCCGGAGCGATCTTTTTTATCGTGTTTGCCATTACGTATTTAGAGCTAACATCGTTATCCTCCTATATGTGGTTTGCTTTCCTTGGTGCAGCAGTAGCTGGTGTAACCGTCTTTTTCCTCGGTAGCATCGGTCGCGATGGGTTAACGCCGATAAAGGTTATTCTCGCTGGTGTCGCCCTATCTGCCCTCTTTGTTTCCTTCACCCAAGGGATGCTTGTCATGGATGAGCAGTCGATGCAGACGGTACTCTTCTGGATCTCGGGTTCGGTTGCAGGTAGGAGTATGGATATGCTTCTCTCCGTCATGCCGTATCTAGTCGGAGCGCTCGTCATTAGTCTTTTTATGAGCCGTGCGATGGGAGTATTTGCGACAGGGGACGATGTGGCGAAAAGTCTTGGTCAGCGCGTCGGCCTCACAAAAGCAATCATGGGTCTGCTCATCATCGTACTTGCAGGCGGATCCGTTGCAATCGTAGGATCTGTTGGTTTCATTGGACTCATTGTGCCTCACATGGCTAAAAAGCTCGTTGGGCCTGATTATCGCTGGGTGATCCCATATAGCGCACTACTCGGTGCCTCTGTCCTTCTTGCTGCAGATATCGTGGCACGAACGATCCTTGCACCTCAAGAGGTACCGATCGGTGTCATGACAGCGCTCATCGGTGGCCCGTTCTTCTTATATCTTGCGAGAAAAGGGGTGAAGTCCACATGA
- the rpsN gene encoding 30S ribosomal protein S14, whose product MAKKSMVARQKKREQLVQKYAEKRRELKAKGDYAALAKLPRNSSPTRLNSRCEVTGRPRGYMRKFKLSRIKFRDLAHKGQLPGVKKASW is encoded by the coding sequence ATGGCTAAAAAATCAATGGTTGCTCGTCAAAAAAAGCGTGAGCAGCTTGTTCAAAAATATGCAGAAAAGCGTCGTGAATTAAAAGCAAAGGGTGACTACGCAGCACTTGCGAAGCTACCGCGCAATTCATCGCCAACACGTTTAAACAGTCGCTGTGAAGTTACAGGTCGTCCAAGAGGCTATATGCGTAAATTTAAGCTATCTCGTATTAAATTTAGAGATCTTGCACACAAAGGTCAATTACCGGGTGTTAAAAAAGCAAGCTGGTAA
- a CDS encoding glycosyltransferase family 2 protein — translation MTQFIVFFFFYVILIYTLVVIGSYLFMLIASLIKVRKEHKLDKGIADKSSMEDAYTKPVSILVPAHNEEKGIIESIHSLLNLEYPQYEIIIINDGSTDETLQTVITHFDMQPRNRVIPKALQSETIHAVYESAIHPNVLVIDKDKGGKADALNAGINVSSYPYFCSIDGDSILDRTSLLRVMQPIITSNGDVIAAGGSVRIANGSDIQLGSVLKVGLSSIPLVMMQVIEYFRAFLMGRVALSEFNLVLIISGAFSVFSKSWVVRAGGYATGVVGEDMELVVRLHRFMRDNDVKKRIEFVPDPVCWTEAPETFGALRKQRRRWHQGLMESLWRHKKMTFNPKYGGVGTVSMPFFWVVEGLGPVVEFAGYMFIIWALLTGSVYIEFAVVLALLFVLYGSVFSMMSVLFISWNLDTYPKVSDVLKLTFLSLTEVFWYRPLSVIWRLEGMIRFIFKRSDWGHLDRKGLAKEEVPAK, via the coding sequence ATGACACAATTTATTGTCTTCTTTTTCTTCTACGTCATCTTAATTTACACATTAGTGGTTATTGGATCCTATTTATTTATGTTAATTGCCTCTTTGATAAAAGTTCGTAAAGAACACAAGCTAGATAAGGGGATAGCGGACAAATCAAGTATGGAGGATGCTTACACAAAGCCTGTATCAATTTTAGTTCCTGCGCATAATGAGGAAAAAGGTATTATCGAAAGTATCCATTCTTTGTTAAACTTGGAATATCCCCAATACGAAATTATTATTATCAATGATGGATCAACAGATGAAACGCTTCAAACAGTTATTACTCATTTTGATATGCAGCCACGTAACAGAGTTATTCCTAAAGCATTACAGTCTGAAACCATTCATGCGGTGTACGAGTCGGCTATCCACCCGAATGTCTTAGTTATTGATAAAGATAAGGGAGGAAAGGCAGATGCATTAAATGCAGGGATTAATGTTTCCTCCTATCCGTATTTCTGTTCGATAGATGGTGACTCGATCCTTGATCGAACATCTCTTCTTCGAGTGATGCAACCGATCATTACGTCAAATGGAGATGTGATTGCAGCAGGAGGAAGTGTGCGTATTGCTAATGGATCAGATATCCAGCTTGGGTCCGTTTTAAAGGTTGGCTTGTCCTCTATTCCTCTCGTTATGATGCAAGTAATCGAGTATTTTAGAGCATTTTTAATGGGACGTGTTGCACTTAGTGAGTTTAATTTAGTTCTCATTATATCAGGAGCATTTAGCGTTTTTTCGAAATCATGGGTTGTACGTGCAGGAGGGTATGCAACAGGAGTTGTTGGAGAGGACATGGAGCTCGTCGTTCGTTTACACCGTTTTATGCGTGATAACGATGTAAAGAAGCGAATTGAATTTGTTCCAGATCCTGTTTGTTGGACGGAAGCACCGGAGACATTTGGAGCGCTACGCAAACAACGTAGACGCTGGCATCAAGGCTTAATGGAGAGCTTATGGCGTCATAAAAAAATGACCTTTAACCCTAAATACGGTGGTGTAGGTACAGTGTCAATGCCATTTTTTTGGGTAGTGGAGGGTCTTGGACCAGTCGTTGAGTTTGCTGGGTATATGTTTATCATTTGGGCACTGCTTACTGGTAGCGTTTATATAGAATTTGCGGTCGTTTTGGCACTTTTATTCGTGTTATACGGTTCCGTATTCTCCATGATGTCTGTACTATTTATTTCTTGGAACTTAGATACGTACCCAAAAGTATCTGACGTTCTTAAATTAACGTTCCTTTCACTAACTGAAGTGTTTTGGTATCGCCCATTATCCGTTATTTGGCGATTGGAAGGTATGATTCGATTTATCTTTAAACGAAGTGATTGGGGACATTTAGATCGCAAGGGTCTTGCGAAAGAGGAGGTGCCTGCTAAGTGA